In the genome of Entelurus aequoreus isolate RoL-2023_Sb linkage group LG15, RoL_Eaeq_v1.1, whole genome shotgun sequence, one region contains:
- the LOC133630240 gene encoding class I histocompatibility antigen, F10 alpha chain-like: MALKVTNIFLFRADIMDLFLFFLLVVQMHSVTPVIHTLQYFTTASSQVPNFPEYVEVGYVDGVEISYYDSNIRKAESKQDWMNKITAEDPKYWQRQTERNVGNEFRAKHSLEVRKKRFNQTGGVHIVQWMSGCEWNDETDEVTGWEQEGYDGEDYISLDMKTWTWTAAKPQAFPSKLQWDQDIFLLDYLKYYYTEECPSYLKKYVKYGKKVLMRTELPEVFLLQKTPSSPVTCMATGFYPDLADLFWRKDGEQMLEDVEHGELLPNHDGTFQMSVELKVEVTAEVEGKYECVFQLSGVKEDLVTKLERRSILSNASHEGEKDTFSWRCFPSQVHLSPLLIHVTMTTLDVCMQSSHEGFLFMLCHSTCAFLLSTDNLSVALAATAAVVAVAAVLAAIIMVMVRRHRNRQGEGHQCPPSSSSSSSSRSRP, encoded by the exons ATGGCATTAAAAGTGACAAACATCTTTTTGTTTCGTGCTGACATCATGGACTTGTTTTTATTCTTTCTTCTGGTCGTGCAAATGCACAGCGTGACGCCTG TGATTCACACGCTGCAGTATTTCACCACTGCATCCTCTCAAGTTCCAAACTTCCCAGAGTATGTGGAGGTTGGTTATGTTGATGGAGTTGAGATTAGTTACTATGACAGCAACATCAGGAAAGCAGAATCCAAACAGGACTGGATGAACAAAATCACAGCAGAGGATCCAAAATACTGGCAGAGACAAACAGAGAGAAATGTTGGTAATGAGTTTAGGGCCAAACACAGCCTTGAAGTTCGTAAGAAGCGTTTCAACCAAACTGGAG GTGTTCACATTGTCCAGTGGATGTCAGGATGTGAATGGAATGATGAGACTGATGAGGTTACAGGTTGGGAGCAGGAAGGTTATGATGGAGAAGATTACATATCGTTGGACATGAAGACATGGACATGGACTGCAGCAAAACCACAAGCTTTCCCCTCCAAACTCCAGTGGGACCAGGACATATTTCTACTAGACTACCTTAAGTATTATTACACTGAGGAATGTCCTTCTTACTTGAAGAAGTATGTGAAGTATGGGAAGAAGGTCCTAATGAGAACAG agcTTCCAGAGGTGTTCCTCCTCCAGAAGACGCCATCCTCTCCAGTCACCTGCATGGCGACAGGTTTCTACCCCGACCTCGCCGACCTGTTTTGGAGGAAAGACGGCGAGCAGATGTTGGAGGACGTGGAGCACGGAGAGCTGCTCCCCAACCACGACGGAACCTTCCAGATGTCGGTGGAGCTGAAAGTGGAGGTGACGGCCGAGGTGGAGGGCAAGTACGAATGTGTGTTCCAGCTGTCTGGCGTCAAGGAGGACCTGGTCACCAAGCTGGAGAGAAGAAGCATCCTGAGCAACGCAAGCCATGAAggtgagaaagacacatttaGTTGGAGATGTTTCCCATCACAAGTCCACCTGTCACCATTATTGATCCATGTCACCATGACAACGCTTGACGTCTGCATGCAAAGTAGTCATGAAGGTTTCCTCTTCATGCTTTGTCACTCCACTTGTGCTTTTTTGCTCTCCACAGACAACTTGAGCGTCGCCCTCGCTGCCACGGCGGCGGTCGTCGCTGTGGCGGCCGTCCTGGCGGCCATCATCATGGTCATGGTCAGGCGTCACAGAAACAGACAAGGTGAGGGACACCAATGTCctccgtcttcttcttcttcttcttcttctcggtcCAGGCCGTGA